In a single window of the Corvus hawaiiensis isolate bCorHaw1 chromosome 19, bCorHaw1.pri.cur, whole genome shotgun sequence genome:
- the UTP18 gene encoding U3 small nucleolar RNA-associated protein 18 homolog, which translates to MKAAKKAAKLPKAAKMTKPKRMVKRRPAVADQAAAEAARRARHLKALSCVSGAERELEELVFGDSLNVEEDELLRRLAGPRRVTAAEGKGLQEESSDSEVENEAKGDLLPKKPAWVDEDDEAEENVDMTHKYRKDFMKSDAETTLTKKKLKKRLEEQFQQAMGGVPAWADLENRKKSKRTLSDSDSDEDDDLLCRTGNYITSSESLPRGILKMSTCLPANQERFANGKLVTVQFHPSAQVVMTAGHDRSVSLFQVDGIRNPKIQSIYLESFPIYKARFSMDGEQVIATGTHHSMFFVYDMMAGSIIPIPKVRGVEEKFLRNFELSPDGSFMLLIGTSGYLHLLSMKTKELISTMKVNGRCTASAFTPDSSKIYSYSKEGEVFIWDVRSRKCLHKFEDEGSLEGKCIAVSKNNQYVACGSSSGVVNLYTTDTCLKENRPKPVKAIMNLVTSATCVTFNPTTEILAVASRDTDEAVKLVHLPSYTVFSNFPVFRRKQIYLTQSMDFSPRSGYFSVANNKGKALLFRLKHYSSF; encoded by the exons ATGAAGGCGGCGAAGAAAGCGGCGAAATTGCCCAAAGCGGCCAAAATGACGAAACCGAAGCGGATGGTGAAGCGGCGCCCGGCTGTGGCGGATCAGGCAGCGGCCGAGGCGGCGCGGCGCGCCCGCCACCTGAAGGCGCTGAGCTGCGTGTCGGGCGCCGAgcgggagctggaggagctggtaTTCGGTGACAGCCTCAACGTGGAGGAGGACGAGCTGCTGCGGCGCCTGGCCGGGCCCCGGCGG GTTACTGCTGCAGAGGGTAAAGGCCTCCAGGAAGAGTCCAGCGATTCGGAGGTGGAAAATGAAGCGAAAGGTGACTTACTGCCCAAAAAGCCAGCCTGGGTGGATGAGGATGATGAAGCCGAGGAAAA TGTTGATATGACCCATAAGTACAGGAAAGATTTCATGAAAAGTGATGCCGAGACAACACTTACTAAGaaaaagctaaagaaaagaCTTGAGGAACA GTTTCAGCAAGCCATGGGAGGAGTTCCTGCCTGGGCTGATctagaaaacaggaagaaatccAAAAGGACTTTGAGTGATA GTGAcagtgatgaagatgatgatctGCTATGCAGGACTGGCAATTACATCACGAGCTCGGAGTCTCTGCCAAGAGGGATTTTAAAG ATGAGCACCTGCCTTCCTGCAAACCAGGAACGTTTTGCCAATGGAAAACTGGTGACAGTGCAGTTTCATCCTTCAGCTCAAGTGGTGATGACAGCTGGGCATGATCGCTCTGTGTCCCTCTTCCAG GTGGACGGTATAAGGAACCCAAAAATACAGAGCATCTATTTAGAGAGTTTTCCAATTTATAAGGCTCGTTTCAGTATGGATGGAGAACAAGTTATAGCCACTGGCACTCACCACAGTATGTTCTTTGTGTATGACATGATGGCTGGGAGTATCATCCCTATCCCAAAAGTACGAG GTGTGGAGGAAAAATTTCTCAGAAACTTCGAGCTCTCTCCAGATGGATCATTTATGCTGCTAATTGGAACTTCAGGTTACCTTCACTTGCTGTCCATGAAG ACAAAAGAACTGATCAGCACTATGAAGGTGAATGGAAGGTGCACTGCCTCTGCTTTCACCCCAGACAGCAGTAAAATATACAGCTATTCAA AGGAAGGTGAAGTTTTCATTTGGgatgtgagaagcagaaaatgtcTACACAAATTTGAAGATGAAGGTTCTTTGGAAGGAAAGTGCATTGCTGTTTCAAAAAATAACCAGTATGTGGCATGTGG tTCATCTTCTGGAGTTGTAAATTTATACACTACTGATACTTGCCTCAAAGAAAACCGTCCTAAACCAGTTAAAGCCATAATGAACCTTGTTACTTCTGCCACCTGTGTGACCTTCAATCCCACCACTGAGATTTTGGCAGTGGCTTCCCGTGACACTGATGAGGCTGTCAAATTG GTGCACCTTCCTTCATACACTGTATTCTCAAACTTCCCAGTGTTCAGGAGAAAACAGATTTATCTTACTCAATCTATGGACTTCTCTCCCAGAAGTGGATATTTCTCTGTAGCAAATAACAAAGGCAAAGCTTTGTTATTTAG gcTGAAACATTATTCATCCTTCTAA